Proteins from a genomic interval of Centroberyx gerrardi isolate f3 chromosome 23, fCenGer3.hap1.cur.20231027, whole genome shotgun sequence:
- the rnf175 gene encoding RING finger protein 175 yields the protein MAGVQPQDDLLKMTHRENWKVQHERLHVKHRGHEAMHAEMVLILIATLVVAQIVLVQWKQRHNRSYNLVTLVQMWVVPLYFTIKLYWWRFLSMWGMFSVITSYVIFRATRKPLSCRTPRMVYKWFLLIYKLSYAVGVLGYLAIMFTMFGFNVFFRIKAEDSMDVGVIMLFYGLYYGVMGRDFAEICSDYMASTIGYYNKGGMPSRSLTDDICAVCGQRILVDIDEEGFIEDTYQLSCNHIFHEFCIRGWCIVGKKQTCPYCNEKVDLKRMMNNPWEKTHVLYGQLLDWLRYLVAWQPIIIGIVHGINFSLGLE from the exons atGGCAGGTGTGCAGCCCCAG GACGATCTGTTGAAAATGACGCACAGAGAAAACTGGAA GGTGCAGCATGAGCGTCTCCATGTGAAACACCGGGGTCACGAGGCCATGCACGCCGAGATGGTCCTCATCCTCATCGCCACCCTGGTCGTGGCTCAGATAGTCCTGGTGCAGTGGAAACAGCGGCACAACAGGTCGTACAAC TTGGTGACCCTGGTCCAGATGTGGGTGGTTCCCCTGTACTTCACCATCAAACTGTACTGGTGGAGGTTCCTGTCCATGTGGGGCATGTTCTCCGTCATCACCAGCTACGTCATCTTCAGAGCCACTCGCAAACCTCTGTCCTGCAGGACGCCGAG GATGGTGTATAAATGGTTCCTGTTGATCTACAAGCTGAGCTATGCGGTCGGGGTCCTGGGCTACCTCGCCATCATGTTCACCATGTTTGGTTTCAACGTCTTCTTCAG GATCAAGGCAGAGGACTCAATGGATGTAGGGGTGATAATGCTGTTCTACGGGCTTTACTACGGCGTCATGGGGAGAGACTTTGCTGAGATTTGCTCTGACTACATGGCTTCTACCATCGGg TACTACAACAAGGGAGGCATGCCCAGCAGGAGTCTGACTGATGACATCTGTGCCGTGTGCGGTCAGAGGATCCTGGTGGACATCGATGAGGAAGGATTTATAGAAGACACCTACCAGCTCTCCTGTAACCACAT ATTCCATGAGTTCTGCATCCGCGGCTGGTGCATCGTGGGTAAGAAGCAGACATGTCCATACTGCAACGAGAAGGTCGACTTAAAGAGGATGATGAACAATCC TTGGGAGAAGACACATGTTCTGTACGGGCAGCTGCTTGACTGGCTCAGGTACCTGGTCGCCTGGCAACCCATCATCATCGGAATCGTTCACGGAATTAACTTCTCACTGGGCCTAGAATAG